A genomic region of Gemmata massiliana contains the following coding sequences:
- a CDS encoding mechanosensitive ion channel domain-containing protein: MLHIRILSAGAALLSVLCLALPGTGRSDEKASPPKSVSVDREQVRKELEAKLTGRAPTEVVAFVEQLAREWVVRKGAYELAHRRVTSQVTEVSKDRQRVDDLKSPPPVPLVLRSADVEAALKAEQTVVDYHATRVKHLEAWKNAVTALAVAGADFDRAARAADDHLFAMRTASAFAAKVGAGKLPDAVEAKQLDDAAARIKALGSEVRDALEKATSDSAGVEKQLVDARAASDAAAAKLEALKGAQADTLAAFRFEEHARSMAPAQLVDEFAKTRKSLAEKTGAISGDAGDYKKAVASASETRHALNAVKEPPPPTRAEVPTSLEQTTRALAGVQAYLTARVRNSVEREEKVNALISALDELERRAVAYSTTLDDTRRLAAQVTAFATEVERRVGSGDLDAAQVPAGFGGTDRVQLDGELRAVTLAIQQLRQEREQLRKPDPDAENIKALTGHLLARVDERLNLLADLRALAHSYTVPHKDRPEAEQKRLDQRTAERVNGEAAEWDWLLAFDRSKGSASAAELLSADYRELIDFDDRADTLKRQKEALENLVDLGRRETADIAKLRTVLEKYEATSESTRKWDEWLRSRASSGGLKAEEATYRDEVARLNAVTLANARRVEALTGNSATDASKVAEQTKLSATGGEIGKARAELRAARIRGLRETGIRIGIVLLCAFILPRVMVFILGRAIRGGTNEAGSPSPVLAALRRVLKVGAWAVALVLVLNILGYDVTALVMALAIGALALALAARPMIADVLGSVAIFAERRFKVGDVVRLGTGEPARVVGLTWRSTALKNATGLMLSVPNRKVTELTVENLSRGGETYDAIAVTVSTDKDAGKVVTVLRGAVGQCKNVSADNGVAVVRYSQKGHVKVVEYRFWWFLKDYEARTKTRDEVFARIALGLSQEDMAGIEVTLG, translated from the coding sequence ATGCTCCACATCCGGATTCTCTCCGCCGGGGCCGCGCTCCTCAGCGTGCTCTGCCTAGCACTCCCCGGTACCGGTCGGTCTGACGAAAAGGCTTCCCCTCCCAAATCCGTTTCCGTTGATCGCGAACAGGTGCGCAAGGAGCTGGAAGCAAAGCTCACGGGGAGGGCACCGACGGAGGTGGTCGCGTTCGTGGAGCAGTTGGCCCGGGAATGGGTCGTGCGGAAAGGGGCTTACGAACTGGCTCACCGGCGCGTCACCTCGCAAGTGACCGAAGTGAGCAAGGACCGACAGCGGGTCGACGATCTCAAATCGCCCCCACCGGTTCCGCTGGTGCTGCGATCAGCGGATGTGGAAGCCGCACTCAAGGCCGAACAAACCGTGGTGGATTACCACGCGACTCGTGTGAAGCACCTCGAAGCGTGGAAGAATGCGGTGACCGCGCTCGCAGTTGCGGGCGCGGATTTCGACCGTGCCGCGCGCGCCGCGGACGATCACCTGTTCGCGATGCGCACCGCGTCTGCGTTTGCCGCGAAGGTCGGGGCCGGCAAACTGCCCGATGCTGTTGAAGCGAAGCAACTCGACGATGCGGCAGCTCGAATCAAGGCACTCGGTTCCGAGGTTCGAGACGCCCTTGAGAAAGCGACGAGTGACTCGGCTGGTGTCGAGAAACAACTCGTTGACGCGCGGGCCGCATCCGACGCGGCCGCGGCGAAACTCGAAGCACTGAAGGGCGCCCAGGCGGATACGCTCGCGGCGTTCCGGTTCGAGGAACATGCGCGTTCGATGGCACCTGCCCAACTGGTGGACGAGTTCGCCAAGACTCGCAAATCGCTTGCGGAGAAGACGGGCGCGATCAGTGGGGACGCGGGCGATTACAAGAAGGCGGTTGCGAGCGCGAGTGAAACGCGACACGCACTCAACGCGGTCAAAGAGCCGCCTCCACCGACTCGTGCGGAAGTGCCCACCTCGTTGGAGCAAACGACGCGGGCGCTGGCCGGTGTTCAAGCCTATCTCACGGCCCGAGTGCGGAACTCGGTCGAGCGCGAGGAAAAGGTCAACGCTCTGATTTCCGCGCTTGACGAATTGGAACGACGAGCGGTCGCGTACTCAACGACACTCGATGACACCCGGCGCCTCGCGGCTCAGGTCACCGCGTTCGCGACCGAGGTCGAGCGTCGCGTGGGGAGCGGGGATCTCGACGCGGCTCAGGTACCGGCCGGATTTGGAGGCACGGATCGTGTTCAACTCGACGGTGAATTGCGGGCCGTTACGCTCGCTATCCAGCAACTTCGCCAGGAACGCGAGCAACTCCGCAAGCCCGATCCGGACGCCGAAAACATCAAGGCGCTGACGGGGCACCTCCTCGCGCGGGTGGACGAGCGGCTCAACTTGCTCGCCGATTTGAGAGCACTCGCGCACAGCTACACCGTCCCGCACAAGGACCGACCCGAAGCCGAGCAGAAGCGCCTCGACCAGCGTACCGCCGAGCGCGTGAACGGGGAGGCCGCCGAGTGGGACTGGCTCCTCGCGTTCGACCGGTCAAAGGGGAGTGCGAGCGCTGCGGAGCTTCTTTCGGCGGACTACCGGGAACTCATCGATTTCGACGACCGGGCCGACACACTGAAGCGCCAAAAAGAGGCGCTGGAGAACTTGGTGGACCTCGGCCGGCGCGAAACAGCCGACATCGCGAAGTTGCGGACCGTTCTAGAAAAGTACGAAGCGACTTCTGAAAGCACGCGGAAGTGGGACGAGTGGCTCCGCTCCCGGGCTTCTTCGGGCGGGTTGAAGGCGGAAGAGGCCACCTACCGCGACGAAGTGGCCCGACTGAACGCGGTCACGCTCGCGAACGCCCGGCGCGTTGAGGCGCTCACCGGTAACAGCGCCACGGACGCGAGCAAGGTCGCCGAACAAACCAAACTCTCGGCTACTGGCGGCGAAATCGGCAAGGCGCGAGCGGAACTGCGGGCGGCGCGGATTCGCGGGTTACGCGAAACTGGGATTCGGATCGGGATCGTTCTTCTGTGTGCGTTCATTCTCCCGCGAGTGATGGTGTTTATTCTGGGGCGTGCGATTCGAGGTGGTACGAACGAGGCCGGTAGCCCGTCACCCGTGCTCGCCGCGCTTCGCAGAGTATTGAAGGTCGGGGCGTGGGCCGTTGCGCTCGTACTCGTTCTGAACATTCTCGGCTACGACGTGACCGCGCTCGTGATGGCCCTGGCGATCGGTGCGTTAGCTCTCGCGCTCGCCGCGCGGCCGATGATCGCGGACGTGCTCGGGTCGGTCGCCATCTTCGCCGAGCGCCGGTTCAAGGTGGGCGACGTCGTGCGCCTGGGAACGGGCGAACCGGCCCGCGTCGTCGGGCTGACGTGGCGCTCGACCGCGCTGAAGAACGCGACCGGGCTGATGCTCAGCGTGCCGAATCGCAAGGTGACCGAGTTGACGGTGGAGAACCTGTCTCGAGGTGGCGAAACTTACGATGCGATCGCGGTCACAGTCAGCACGGACAAGGACGCAGGGAAGGTCGTGACTGTACTTCGCGGTGCGGTGGGGCAGTGCAAGAACGTCTCGGCCGACAACGGCGTGGCCGTGGTGCGGTACAGCCAGAAGGGGCACGTCAAGGTCGTGGAGTACCGGTTCTGGTGGTTCCTGAAGGACTACGAGGCGCGGACCAAGACCCGCGACGAGGTGTTCGCTCGCATCGCGCTCGGCCTCTCGCAAGAGGACATGGCTGGAATCGAAGTCACCCTGGGGTGA
- a CDS encoding serine/threonine-protein kinase, producing MSTLPERPHQEGTKAATGPPAWTYADAVPKRFGDFEVISKLGQGSFGQVFLARQVSLERHVALKVMDGEPTGHNEGQVLAGLEHDHIVKVYSAFLDPPSGLSGLCLQYVPGADLGVIIRRVFEGGRVPESGRALLDALDQLRRGDPGFDPAALRDREALEADDFPQAVCRLGGRMAEALAFAHANGILHCDIKPGNILLTPYGRPMLADFNVAFDRTRHNPEDTRYGGTLAYMAPEYRAVMLNLPGGKADERCDVYSLGVVLYELATGTRPTLQHNVSETKETIAQGTVPARATLPEVRTVPDAMTHVPRELAAVICRAIDPEPTHRYQTATELATALASARQLLTARRTLPAPSPIGRWATAFPLYALAVAGILPHVIASLVQISYNAVEVRLTTEQGIVFAWLVIVYNLIAYPVFGGTALYLFRQVKRQLPKVATMSGPELDAFRAQVCQLCWRAAALGAIGWFPGALIFPIVIDVCAGPIPWQLYAHYFISFSLGGLIGVVFSYLSIAYVVLRALYPQLGNADTYTPTKGWNEVYPLTAPFGAMVTLASGVPLVGAVLLLTLADTALTLGFRVLVAGLIGAGVAGVGLAERIVRRLHLLAAVWQKDAEVR from the coding sequence ATGAGTACGCTACCCGAACGGCCGCACCAAGAGGGAACGAAAGCCGCGACCGGGCCGCCCGCGTGGACCTACGCGGACGCGGTCCCGAAGCGCTTCGGCGATTTCGAGGTCATCTCCAAACTCGGCCAGGGGTCTTTCGGGCAGGTCTTTCTCGCGCGACAAGTGTCTCTCGAGCGCCACGTCGCGCTCAAGGTCATGGACGGCGAACCGACGGGACACAACGAGGGCCAGGTGCTCGCGGGGCTGGAGCACGACCACATCGTGAAGGTCTACTCCGCGTTCCTCGACCCACCGAGCGGGCTAAGCGGGTTGTGTCTTCAGTACGTGCCCGGCGCGGACCTCGGGGTCATCATTCGGCGCGTGTTCGAGGGCGGGCGCGTCCCGGAATCGGGCCGGGCGCTACTCGATGCGCTCGACCAGTTGCGCCGCGGTGACCCGGGGTTCGACCCCGCCGCGCTCCGCGACCGCGAGGCACTCGAAGCCGACGACTTCCCGCAAGCCGTGTGTCGACTCGGCGGCCGCATGGCCGAAGCGCTCGCGTTCGCGCACGCGAACGGCATCCTGCACTGCGACATCAAGCCCGGTAACATCCTGCTCACGCCCTACGGTCGGCCGATGCTCGCCGACTTCAACGTGGCGTTCGACCGCACGCGGCACAACCCCGAAGACACGCGGTACGGCGGGACGCTCGCGTACATGGCCCCCGAGTACCGCGCGGTGATGCTCAACTTGCCCGGCGGGAAGGCCGACGAGCGGTGCGACGTTTATTCGCTCGGCGTGGTGCTGTACGAACTCGCCACCGGCACCCGCCCCACGCTCCAACACAACGTTTCCGAAACGAAAGAAACGATCGCTCAGGGAACCGTGCCCGCCCGTGCCACTTTGCCCGAAGTGCGAACGGTCCCCGACGCGATGACCCACGTGCCGCGCGAACTGGCCGCGGTGATTTGCCGGGCGATCGATCCCGAGCCGACCCACCGGTACCAGACCGCGACGGAACTCGCGACCGCACTGGCGAGCGCGAGGCAGCTACTGACCGCGCGGCGCACCCTTCCCGCGCCGTCCCCGATCGGCCGGTGGGCGACCGCGTTCCCGCTCTACGCGCTGGCCGTGGCGGGCATCCTCCCGCACGTGATCGCGTCCCTCGTGCAGATCAGCTACAACGCGGTCGAAGTGCGCCTGACCACCGAGCAGGGAATCGTGTTCGCGTGGCTCGTGATCGTGTACAACTTGATCGCGTACCCCGTTTTCGGCGGCACCGCACTTTACCTGTTCCGGCAAGTGAAGCGCCAGCTCCCGAAAGTGGCGACCATGTCCGGCCCGGAACTCGACGCTTTTCGCGCGCAGGTGTGTCAACTGTGCTGGCGCGCGGCGGCCCTCGGTGCGATCGGCTGGTTCCCCGGCGCACTGATCTTCCCGATCGTCATCGACGTGTGCGCCGGCCCGATTCCGTGGCAGTTGTACGCGCACTACTTCATCTCGTTCTCTCTGGGGGGGCTCATCGGCGTCGTGTTCAGTTACCTGAGCATCGCCTACGTGGTGCTCCGCGCGCTGTACCCGCAATTGGGGAACGCGGACACGTACACCCCGACAAAGGGCTGGAACGAGGTCTACCCGCTGACGGCTCCCTTTGGCGCGATGGTAACACTGGCGAGCGGCGTGCCGCTCGTGGGGGCAGTGCTGCTGCTGACGCTCGCAGATACCGCGCTCACGCTGGGGTTCCGCGTGCTGGTCGCGGGGCTAATCGGTGCGGGCGTCGCGGGCGTCGGTCTGGCGGAACGCATCGTTCGCCGATTGCACCTGCTCGCCGCGGTGTGGCAGAAGGACGCCGAAGTGCGGTGA
- a CDS encoding serine/threonine protein kinase: MVIDKIGKFTVLGTLGTGANSSILHVRRAEDEREYALKLVPIEGKDDLKYLEQAKHEFRVGQMLNHPNLVKVHALETEAGWFSGPKKAKLLLEYVPGQTMDKLPLQRMAKLLRMLERIADGLTHMHKQGVYHADMKPNNLIHERGTRVKVLDYGLAWIKGEGKDRVQGTPEYMAPETVEHKIVNERTDIYNFGVTMYRLVTLQLPPCWMTGENALPMNKKIFKEQLKPVRTANPMVPEDLADLIHECLQPNATKRPERMSHIQGTLDQLADQAAAKLDDPAELED, translated from the coding sequence ATGGTGATCGACAAAATCGGCAAGTTCACGGTACTGGGTACGCTGGGTACCGGTGCGAACAGTAGCATTTTACACGTCCGGCGCGCCGAGGACGAAAGAGAGTACGCCCTGAAGCTCGTCCCCATTGAGGGGAAGGACGATCTGAAGTACCTGGAACAAGCGAAGCACGAGTTCCGCGTCGGGCAGATGCTCAATCACCCCAATCTGGTGAAGGTCCACGCGCTCGAAACGGAAGCCGGGTGGTTCTCCGGGCCGAAAAAAGCAAAGCTACTGTTGGAATACGTACCCGGCCAGACAATGGACAAGCTCCCGCTCCAAAGAATGGCAAAGTTGCTCCGGATGCTCGAGCGCATCGCGGACGGCCTCACTCACATGCACAAACAGGGCGTCTACCACGCCGACATGAAACCGAACAATCTGATCCACGAGCGCGGGACGCGGGTGAAGGTGCTCGACTACGGTCTGGCGTGGATCAAGGGCGAGGGCAAGGACCGCGTGCAGGGCACGCCGGAGTACATGGCGCCCGAAACGGTGGAACACAAGATCGTGAACGAGCGCACCGACATCTACAACTTCGGCGTCACGATGTACCGGCTCGTCACGCTCCAGCTCCCGCCGTGCTGGATGACCGGTGAGAACGCGCTGCCGATGAACAAGAAGATCTTCAAGGAGCAACTCAAACCGGTCCGAACCGCGAACCCGATGGTGCCCGAAGACCTGGCGGACCTGATCCACGAGTGCCTCCAACCGAACGCGACCAAGCGCCCGGAGCGCATGAGCCACATCCAGGGCACGCTCGACCAGCTCGCGGACCAGGCCGCGGCCAAACTCGACGACCCGGCGGAGTTGGAAGACTGA
- a CDS encoding tubulin-like doman-containing protein translates to MFVRPEAQVEPIPGYKLLDRLGAGGFGEVWRCEAPGGIFKAVKIIHGDLRSKDSDLVRYAEQELKSLKRVKQVRHPYLLALDRFDIIDGRLMIVMELADCNLWDRFRACREAGLIGIPRDELLQYMAEIAEVLDLFNDQFQLQHLDIKPQNLFLLYNHVKVADFGQVKDLQGLMAQVTGGITPVYAAPETFDGVITRYCDQYSLACVYQELLTGARPFDGSSMSQLLMQHLSLPPYLDPSPPADRPALARALAKKPEDRWPNVSAFVRALAGAPPLSGISAPGRFNTSESETPNLISVPPAPGSVFSSLSLTDDTPQRGETYGPVFTPAPPELSGDGPLQPALVLGLGNAGLRVIQRLRFDLNERYGRSGLTPALRTLYIDTDSEAIDEANRERPADRLAKLDADEVFAAKLNRAGHYLKPRFNGRSLTEGWFDAQLLYKIPRAPQTLGIRSLGRLAFLDHYRALMTKVQADLDAAVTPDALLLTEARTGLKRRTNRPRVYITGSLAGGTSGGMFLDLAFAVRNRLKRMGYECPEIIGLFVLPPADATLTPPQALGNTFAALTELNHYSRSDTLFTAHFDERSGYVKEQDAPFTRCYLLPGSASGVVPQSGVGITPPPGTPNPGSRARFGSGGVQKPGSRIVALGALGAQRTPDPGAAAAALKPYSDAAERIRLDLFSPIGRCTDETRAAEEVTEHPGPVTVSAFGVATFDWPRAEVVSRTAASVGREILRRWAAPDLKRVREVMPGIAESRWTQLGLDPETVLERLQRAADQSAGRRVDTLVESVTEPLVPRGWLNRLPEPTQIHVALNDLNRLLGPPAASVKRPQTALEEEVARAAADAGSAFALDLRTLAPVLVDDAEFRLAGTEELFRQFLATTDRLIDRYTHLAVELDSKAVAGFECLSRYAHYQKGMWKPSAAELTDALRQYPRARFQALTFRQMVTAYQIVRDVLSMQIADVAVARQRMATASASVPDAPPEPPASLRRLMPPGCPTIGDAVNRFLKVLSDADLTDIDRRVQSVLEPETGGLFQVCLNSSSGVEDVIAVVFEETRAHLDQRLGEVGLASMFAERFRTPQQAERAIEQAYQEAEPAWAGNGPWAASEVSVLSCPGGTSGEALRELARRAIPIAALPITDSCDDLTIYREWTSVPLAALPHLGPAAAAAYDAIPDANQCSPHTRLDITAWFDVDSK, encoded by the coding sequence ATGTTCGTTCGTCCCGAAGCCCAGGTCGAGCCGATCCCCGGTTACAAGCTCCTCGATCGCCTCGGCGCGGGCGGGTTCGGAGAAGTTTGGCGCTGCGAGGCCCCCGGCGGGATCTTCAAGGCCGTCAAGATCATCCACGGCGACCTGCGGTCCAAAGATAGCGACCTCGTGCGCTACGCCGAGCAGGAACTCAAATCACTCAAGCGCGTGAAGCAGGTCCGGCACCCGTACCTCCTCGCGCTCGACCGCTTCGACATCATCGACGGCCGGCTCATGATCGTGATGGAGCTGGCCGACTGCAACCTCTGGGACCGGTTCCGCGCGTGCCGCGAGGCGGGGCTCATCGGCATCCCGCGCGACGAGCTGCTCCAGTACATGGCCGAGATCGCGGAGGTGCTGGACCTGTTCAACGACCAGTTCCAGCTCCAGCACCTGGACATCAAGCCACAGAACCTGTTCCTGCTCTACAACCACGTGAAGGTGGCCGACTTCGGGCAGGTCAAGGATCTGCAAGGGCTGATGGCCCAGGTCACCGGCGGCATCACGCCGGTATACGCGGCCCCCGAAACGTTCGACGGCGTGATTACCCGCTACTGCGACCAGTACAGTCTGGCGTGCGTGTACCAGGAACTGCTCACCGGGGCGCGCCCGTTCGACGGCAGCAGCATGAGCCAACTGCTCATGCAGCACTTGAGCCTGCCGCCGTACCTGGACCCCAGCCCGCCCGCGGACCGTCCCGCGCTCGCTCGCGCGCTGGCCAAGAAGCCGGAGGACCGGTGGCCGAACGTTTCCGCGTTCGTGCGCGCGTTGGCCGGCGCCCCGCCGCTGAGCGGCATCTCCGCACCCGGGCGGTTCAACACGTCCGAATCCGAAACCCCCAACCTGATTAGCGTTCCGCCCGCGCCCGGGTCCGTGTTCTCGTCGCTGTCATTGACCGACGACACCCCCCAGCGCGGCGAAACTTACGGCCCGGTATTCACCCCCGCGCCCCCGGAACTGTCCGGCGACGGCCCGCTCCAGCCGGCACTCGTGCTCGGGCTCGGCAACGCGGGTCTGCGCGTCATTCAGCGGTTGCGCTTCGATCTCAACGAGCGCTACGGGCGCTCCGGTTTAACGCCGGCACTCCGCACGCTGTACATTGACACCGATTCCGAAGCCATCGACGAAGCGAACCGCGAGCGCCCCGCCGACCGACTGGCGAAGCTCGACGCCGACGAAGTGTTCGCGGCCAAATTGAACCGCGCCGGGCACTACCTGAAGCCGCGGTTCAACGGGCGCAGCCTCACCGAGGGCTGGTTCGACGCGCAGTTGCTCTACAAGATCCCCCGTGCGCCCCAAACCCTGGGAATCCGGTCGCTCGGGCGGCTCGCGTTCCTCGACCACTACCGCGCGCTGATGACGAAGGTGCAGGCCGATCTCGACGCGGCCGTCACACCCGACGCACTGTTGCTCACCGAGGCCCGCACCGGCCTGAAGCGGCGCACGAACCGCCCCCGCGTGTACATCACGGGCAGCTTGGCCGGCGGCACCAGCGGCGGCATGTTCCTCGACCTCGCGTTCGCCGTGCGCAACCGGCTCAAGCGCATGGGGTACGAGTGCCCGGAGATCATCGGGCTGTTCGTCCTGCCGCCCGCGGACGCGACGCTCACCCCGCCCCAAGCGCTGGGCAACACCTTTGCCGCGCTCACCGAACTGAACCACTACAGCCGCTCGGACACACTGTTCACCGCGCACTTTGACGAGCGAAGCGGCTACGTCAAAGAACAGGACGCGCCGTTCACCCGGTGTTACTTGCTGCCCGGTTCGGCGTCCGGAGTCGTACCGCAATCCGGTGTTGGAATCACCCCGCCGCCGGGTACCCCGAATCCCGGCTCGCGCGCGCGGTTCGGGTCCGGGGGTGTTCAGAAGCCCGGCTCGCGCATCGTCGCGCTCGGCGCGCTTGGTGCCCAGCGGACCCCGGACCCGGGCGCTGCGGCCGCCGCACTCAAGCCGTATAGCGACGCGGCCGAGCGCATCCGACTCGACCTGTTCTCCCCGATCGGGCGCTGCACGGACGAAACGCGCGCGGCCGAGGAAGTCACCGAGCACCCGGGACCAGTTACCGTATCCGCGTTCGGGGTGGCGACGTTCGACTGGCCTCGCGCCGAAGTGGTGAGCCGGACCGCGGCGTCCGTGGGGCGCGAGATCCTGCGGCGCTGGGCCGCTCCCGATCTGAAGCGCGTGCGCGAGGTGATGCCCGGGATCGCCGAGAGCCGGTGGACCCAACTGGGACTCGACCCCGAAACGGTCCTCGAGCGCCTCCAGCGCGCCGCGGACCAGAGCGCGGGCCGGCGCGTCGACACGCTGGTGGAGTCGGTCACCGAACCGCTCGTACCGCGCGGGTGGCTCAACCGGCTCCCCGAACCGACCCAAATTCATGTTGCTCTCAACGACCTGAACCGGTTGCTCGGGCCGCCGGCGGCGTCCGTGAAGCGCCCGCAGACGGCACTGGAAGAGGAAGTCGCTCGGGCCGCGGCGGACGCCGGGTCCGCGTTCGCGCTGGACCTCCGCACGCTCGCGCCCGTGCTCGTGGACGACGCCGAGTTCCGGCTCGCCGGGACCGAAGAACTGTTCCGCCAGTTCCTCGCCACCACGGACCGGCTCATCGACCGGTACACGCACCTGGCGGTCGAACTCGATTCCAAGGCCGTCGCCGGGTTCGAGTGTCTCTCGCGGTACGCGCACTACCAGAAGGGCATGTGGAAGCCGTCGGCCGCGGAGCTGACCGACGCGCTGCGTCAGTACCCGCGTGCCCGGTTCCAGGCGCTCACGTTCCGGCAAATGGTCACCGCGTACCAGATCGTGCGCGACGTGCTCTCGATGCAGATCGCCGACGTCGCGGTCGCGCGGCAGCGCATGGCGACCGCCAGCGCGAGCGTGCCCGATGCGCCGCCCGAACCGCCCGCGTCGCTCCGCCGGCTCATGCCGCCGGGGTGCCCGACCATCGGCGACGCGGTCAACCGGTTCCTCAAGGTGCTTTCCGACGCGGACCTGACCGACATCGACCGGCGCGTGCAGTCGGTCCTCGAACCGGAAACCGGCGGACTGTTCCAGGTGTGCCTGAACTCGTCGTCCGGGGTCGAGGACGTGATCGCAGTCGTGTTTGAAGAAACCCGCGCGCACCTGGACCAGCGGCTCGGCGAGGTCGGATTGGCGAGCATGTTCGCGGAGCGGTTCCGCACACCACAGCAAGCAGAACGGGCCATCGAACAGGCGTACCAGGAAGCAGAGCCCGCGTGGGCCGGGAACGGCCCCTGGGCCGCGTCGGAAGTGTCCGTGCTCTCGTGCCCCGGGGGAACTTCGGGCGAAGCACTGCGAGAACTGGCGCGGCGCGCGATCCCGATCGCCGCGCTGCCGATCACGGACAGTTGCGACGACCTCACGATCTACCGCGAGTGGACCTCGGTCCCGCTGGCCGCGCTCCCGCACCTCGGTCCGGCCGCGGCCGCGGCCTACGACGCGATCCCCGACGCGAACCAGTGCTCGCCGCACACGCGCCTCGACATCACCGCCTGGTTCGACGTGGATTCAAAGTAA